From Euwallacea similis isolate ESF13 chromosome 14, ESF131.1, whole genome shotgun sequence, one genomic window encodes:
- the LOC136413547 gene encoding sedoheptulokinase-like isoform X1 has protein sequence MLKHQIYTKMNQYFLGIDVGTTSVKVCIINTKDHSLEAHHGKDTRSNVPSDIGPGGNKQDVSTIISAVNLCVSKLPKQLLQKVSRIGICGQMHGVMLWMNDPEEKAWDIVDKEKSVRFDVKKERVSALYTWQDNRCDPSFLSTLPEAQSHLKVATGFGCATLFWMVRHKPEKLKKFNCAATITDFLIAMLCDLEKPVMCNQNAASWGYFDCKSNSWNVDILEKAGFPVYILPEIRDSSQIAGHLVDSWHGIPKGTPIGLGYGDIQCSVLSTLETPSDAVINISTSAQITFVAENYHPPDRPVNSSVEYFPYFKHQYIAIAASLNGGNSLATFVKMLQQWTLELGFSVPQSKVWEKILALSEDENSLSDLVIVPTCLGERHAPDASASVRNIHVGNLGLGKVFRALCRGLLDNLHSMMPKEVLQEAKITRIVGNGSGLSRNVVLQKEVQHLYQLPLVFTKGGDAAKGAAMAVALISE, from the exons ATGTTAAAGCACCAAAT TTATACAAAAATGAACCAATATTTCCTCGGAATAGATGTGGGAACCACGTCTGTGAAAGTATGCATTATAAACACAAAAGACCATTCCTTGGAGGCTCATCATGGAAAAGATACTCGTTCAAATGTGCCTAGTGATATTGGTCCTGGAGGGAACAAGCAGGATGTTTCCACCATTATATCCGCAGTTAATTTATGCGTTTCGAAGTTGCCAAAGCAATTGCTGCAAAAA GTAAGCCGAATTGGAATTTGTGGGCAAATGCATGGAGTAATGCTATGGATGAACGACCCTGAGGAAAAGGCTTGGGATATCGTGGATAAAGAAAAGAGCGTCCGGTTTGATGTGAAAAAGGAACGCGTTTCCGCTCTTTATACCTGGCAAGATAACAGGTGTGATCCCTCATTTCTCTCTACTCTTCCTGAAGCGCAAAGTCATCTAAAAGTGGCTACAGGTTTTGGGTGTGCCACCCTGTTTTGGATGGTTAGACATAA AcctgaaaagttaaaaaagttcaattgCGCAGCCACCATAACAGACTTTTTAATTGCCATGTTATGCGACTTGGAAAAGCCAGTCATGTGCAATCAAAACGCAGCGTCTTGGGGGTATTTTGATTGCAAATCTAACTCGTGGAACGTGGATATTTTGGAAAAGGCGGGATTTCCCGTTTATATTCTGCCAGAAATTCGAGATTCTAGTCAAATTGCTGGCCATTTGGTGGACAGCTGGCATGGCATTCCTAAAGGAACTCCTATAG GTCTAGGTTATGGAGATATACAGTGCTCAGTTCTTTCAACTCTAGAAACTCCTTCAGATgcagttataaatatttcaacttcAGCCCAAATTACTTTCGTGGCTGAAAATTATCACCCTCCGGATCGACCGGTGAATTCTTCAGTTGAATATTTCCCATACTTCAAACATCAATACATCGCCATTGCTGCTTCTTTAAATGGCGGAAATAGTCTGGCCACTTTCGTCAAAATGTTGCAACAGTGGACATTAGAGTTGGGCTTTAGTGTTCCCCAAT cGAAAGTTTGGGAGAAAATTTTAGCCCTCAGTGAGGATGAAAATTCATTGTCCGATCTGGTCATCGTGCCTACTTGTTTAGGAGAAAGGCATGCTCCTGATGCCAGTGCCTCTGTACGGAATATTCACGTAGGAAATTTAGGTTTAGGAAAAGTTTTTCGTGCTCTTTGCCGAGGCCTATTGGACAACTTACACAG TATGATGCCAAAGGAAGTACTACAAGAGGCTAAAATAACGAGAATCGTAGGGAATGGGTCGGGTTTGTCACGAAATGTCGTTTTACAAAAGGAGGTTCAACATCTTTACCAGCTTCCTTTGGTGTTTACAAAAGGAGGTGATGCTGCTAAAGGGGCCGCCATGGCGGTAGCTTTAATTAGTGAATAG
- the LOC136413550 gene encoding serine/threonine-protein phosphatase 6 regulatory ankyrin repeat subunit B-like has product MEDQFSFMDINLFDIAYKGCFSVLNLALDHLNIYNFQVNSKDHLGNSLLHYAARKGNIETTQKLLVLGASPDTLDEKGSTPLHLACIKKHIAVVRILLDHSARINIKNYFGDTPIFLAVRSGDEALVRYLIKKGADITTTNNVSESLLHIAVASKNEKLVELFIRGGQLEVDSKNSSSETPLMMAVKYGTSSIVDMLVDYNVDLTVKDHNKRNLIHLAVCGNHLNICEKLIMKNVSVNDLDNEGRSPLHIAAEMNHLNLIKLLVENGAKIDQQDLDGYTPLHVAASNEHNADSVETLLKLGAKRSWLTFSGELPFHRAAASGSDKALMSLYKKEFLQLKTKDGYTAGMLASKLEKVSVLHLLEKLEEGENRAGSR; this is encoded by the exons ATGGAAGATCAGTTTTCATTTATGGATATCAACTTGTTCGACATAGCTTATAAAGGTTGCTTCTCAGTGCTCAATCTAGCTCTAGACCATTtgaatatatataattttcaagtCAACTCCAAGGATCACCTGGGCAACAGCTTGTTGCATTATGCAGCAAGAAAAG gaaacATTGAGACGACTCAAAAGCTACTGGTCCTCGGCGCCTCACCAGATACCTTGGACGAAAAGGGTAGCACTCCCCTACATTTGGCCTGCATCAAAAAGCACATAGCAGTGGTCAGGATTTTGCTGGACCATTCGGCAAGAATCAAcatcaaaaattactttgggGACACCCCCATTTTCCTGGCTGTTCGTAGTGGAGATGAGGCTTTAGTGcgatatttaataaagaaggGAGCGGACATAACTACAACGAATAACGTCTCTGAGTCCTTATTACACATAGCGGTAGCgagcaaaaatgaaaagttggtagaattatttataagaGGAGGACAATTAGAGGTGGATTCCAAGAATAGTTCCAGTGAGACGCCTTTAATGATGGCCGTTAAATATGGCACTTCTTCCATCGTTGATATGCTTGTAGACTATAACGTAGACCTCACAGTCAAAGACCAcaataaacgaaatttaatacaCTTGGCTGTTTGTGGTAACCATTTAAATATCTGCGAAAAACTAATAATGAAAAACGTAAGCGTTAATGATTTGGATAATGAGGGTAGATCACCCCTGCACATTGCGGCGGAGATGAATCACTTGAATCTCATAAAACTATTAGTGGAAAATGGGGCAAAGATCGATCAGCAAGATTTAGATGGCTACACTCCTCTGCATGTAGCTGCCAGCAATGAACACAATGCAGACTCTGTAGAAACACTTTTAAAACTTGGTGCCAAAAGGAGTTGGTTAACTTTCTCAGGTGAGCTGCCCTTCCATAGGGCTGCGGCCAGTGGCAGTGACAAAGCCCTAATGAGTTTGTACAAGAAAGAGTTCCTGCAATTGAAGACCAAAGATGGGTACACTGCCGGGATGCTCGCaagtaaattggaaaaagtatCTGTTTTACATTTGTTAGAAAAATTGGAAGAGGGAGAAAACCGTGCTGGTTCCAGATGA
- the LOC136413547 gene encoding sedoheptulokinase-like isoform X3: MHGVMLWMNDPEEKAWDIVDKEKSVRFDVKKERVSALYTWQDNRCDPSFLSTLPEAQSHLKVATGFGCATLFWMVRHKPEKLKKFNCAATITDFLIAMLCDLEKPVMCNQNAASWGYFDCKSNSWNVDILEKAGFPVYILPEIRDSSQIAGHLVDSWHGIPKGTPIGLGYGDIQCSVLSTLETPSDAVINISTSAQITFVAENYHPPDRPVNSSVEYFPYFKHQYIAIAASLNGGNSLATFVKMLQQWTLELGFSVPQSKVWEKILALSEDENSLSDLVIVPTCLGERHAPDASASVRNIHVGNLGLGKVFRALCRGLLDNLHSMMPKEVLQEAKITRIVGNGSGLSRNVVLQKEVQHLYQLPLVFTKGGDAAKGAAMAVALISE; this comes from the exons ATGCATGGAGTAATGCTATGGATGAACGACCCTGAGGAAAAGGCTTGGGATATCGTGGATAAAGAAAAGAGCGTCCGGTTTGATGTGAAAAAGGAACGCGTTTCCGCTCTTTATACCTGGCAAGATAACAGGTGTGATCCCTCATTTCTCTCTACTCTTCCTGAAGCGCAAAGTCATCTAAAAGTGGCTACAGGTTTTGGGTGTGCCACCCTGTTTTGGATGGTTAGACATAA AcctgaaaagttaaaaaagttcaattgCGCAGCCACCATAACAGACTTTTTAATTGCCATGTTATGCGACTTGGAAAAGCCAGTCATGTGCAATCAAAACGCAGCGTCTTGGGGGTATTTTGATTGCAAATCTAACTCGTGGAACGTGGATATTTTGGAAAAGGCGGGATTTCCCGTTTATATTCTGCCAGAAATTCGAGATTCTAGTCAAATTGCTGGCCATTTGGTGGACAGCTGGCATGGCATTCCTAAAGGAACTCCTATAG GTCTAGGTTATGGAGATATACAGTGCTCAGTTCTTTCAACTCTAGAAACTCCTTCAGATgcagttataaatatttcaacttcAGCCCAAATTACTTTCGTGGCTGAAAATTATCACCCTCCGGATCGACCGGTGAATTCTTCAGTTGAATATTTCCCATACTTCAAACATCAATACATCGCCATTGCTGCTTCTTTAAATGGCGGAAATAGTCTGGCCACTTTCGTCAAAATGTTGCAACAGTGGACATTAGAGTTGGGCTTTAGTGTTCCCCAAT cGAAAGTTTGGGAGAAAATTTTAGCCCTCAGTGAGGATGAAAATTCATTGTCCGATCTGGTCATCGTGCCTACTTGTTTAGGAGAAAGGCATGCTCCTGATGCCAGTGCCTCTGTACGGAATATTCACGTAGGAAATTTAGGTTTAGGAAAAGTTTTTCGTGCTCTTTGCCGAGGCCTATTGGACAACTTACACAG TATGATGCCAAAGGAAGTACTACAAGAGGCTAAAATAACGAGAATCGTAGGGAATGGGTCGGGTTTGTCACGAAATGTCGTTTTACAAAAGGAGGTTCAACATCTTTACCAGCTTCCTTTGGTGTTTACAAAAGGAGGTGATGCTGCTAAAGGGGCCGCCATGGCGGTAGCTTTAATTAGTGAATAG
- the LOC136413547 gene encoding sedoheptulokinase-like isoform X2 — MNQYFLGIDVGTTSVKVCIINTKDHSLEAHHGKDTRSNVPSDIGPGGNKQDVSTIISAVNLCVSKLPKQLLQKVSRIGICGQMHGVMLWMNDPEEKAWDIVDKEKSVRFDVKKERVSALYTWQDNRCDPSFLSTLPEAQSHLKVATGFGCATLFWMVRHKPEKLKKFNCAATITDFLIAMLCDLEKPVMCNQNAASWGYFDCKSNSWNVDILEKAGFPVYILPEIRDSSQIAGHLVDSWHGIPKGTPIGLGYGDIQCSVLSTLETPSDAVINISTSAQITFVAENYHPPDRPVNSSVEYFPYFKHQYIAIAASLNGGNSLATFVKMLQQWTLELGFSVPQSKVWEKILALSEDENSLSDLVIVPTCLGERHAPDASASVRNIHVGNLGLGKVFRALCRGLLDNLHSMMPKEVLQEAKITRIVGNGSGLSRNVVLQKEVQHLYQLPLVFTKGGDAAKGAAMAVALISE, encoded by the exons ATGAACCAATATTTCCTCGGAATAGATGTGGGAACCACGTCTGTGAAAGTATGCATTATAAACACAAAAGACCATTCCTTGGAGGCTCATCATGGAAAAGATACTCGTTCAAATGTGCCTAGTGATATTGGTCCTGGAGGGAACAAGCAGGATGTTTCCACCATTATATCCGCAGTTAATTTATGCGTTTCGAAGTTGCCAAAGCAATTGCTGCAAAAA GTAAGCCGAATTGGAATTTGTGGGCAAATGCATGGAGTAATGCTATGGATGAACGACCCTGAGGAAAAGGCTTGGGATATCGTGGATAAAGAAAAGAGCGTCCGGTTTGATGTGAAAAAGGAACGCGTTTCCGCTCTTTATACCTGGCAAGATAACAGGTGTGATCCCTCATTTCTCTCTACTCTTCCTGAAGCGCAAAGTCATCTAAAAGTGGCTACAGGTTTTGGGTGTGCCACCCTGTTTTGGATGGTTAGACATAA AcctgaaaagttaaaaaagttcaattgCGCAGCCACCATAACAGACTTTTTAATTGCCATGTTATGCGACTTGGAAAAGCCAGTCATGTGCAATCAAAACGCAGCGTCTTGGGGGTATTTTGATTGCAAATCTAACTCGTGGAACGTGGATATTTTGGAAAAGGCGGGATTTCCCGTTTATATTCTGCCAGAAATTCGAGATTCTAGTCAAATTGCTGGCCATTTGGTGGACAGCTGGCATGGCATTCCTAAAGGAACTCCTATAG GTCTAGGTTATGGAGATATACAGTGCTCAGTTCTTTCAACTCTAGAAACTCCTTCAGATgcagttataaatatttcaacttcAGCCCAAATTACTTTCGTGGCTGAAAATTATCACCCTCCGGATCGACCGGTGAATTCTTCAGTTGAATATTTCCCATACTTCAAACATCAATACATCGCCATTGCTGCTTCTTTAAATGGCGGAAATAGTCTGGCCACTTTCGTCAAAATGTTGCAACAGTGGACATTAGAGTTGGGCTTTAGTGTTCCCCAAT cGAAAGTTTGGGAGAAAATTTTAGCCCTCAGTGAGGATGAAAATTCATTGTCCGATCTGGTCATCGTGCCTACTTGTTTAGGAGAAAGGCATGCTCCTGATGCCAGTGCCTCTGTACGGAATATTCACGTAGGAAATTTAGGTTTAGGAAAAGTTTTTCGTGCTCTTTGCCGAGGCCTATTGGACAACTTACACAG TATGATGCCAAAGGAAGTACTACAAGAGGCTAAAATAACGAGAATCGTAGGGAATGGGTCGGGTTTGTCACGAAATGTCGTTTTACAAAAGGAGGTTCAACATCTTTACCAGCTTCCTTTGGTGTTTACAAAAGGAGGTGATGCTGCTAAAGGGGCCGCCATGGCGGTAGCTTTAATTAGTGAATAG